CGGCCCAACGGCGCCTTTTACATGAGCGTGGTTTTTGCCGAGGGGCGGCTCAGCCATCAACAGGCCCTGGCCATAGATAATGACGAGGTCCGTTGCCACGTGGAGTCACTGGTGAACCAGCCCGGGGTTTCCCTGGACAAGCGGTTTGTTTATTACCTGCTCGGCGCCACCGGGGTCTGCGTGGTGCCGCTCTCTTCATTTGCCACTGAACTACAGGGGTTTCGGATGACGCTGCTGGAGCGGGACGAGGTCCGGTTCGAGCGGATCTGCCGGAATATTGCCCAGGCCATTGAGCAGTACCTGGCCAGTTGATCACGGTTTTTTTGTTACGGCAAGACCTCCCCGTCCCTTGGCGGTGGAGGTCTTTTTTTGTGTTCAGGCCTTCTTGACAAGGCTGGTAGGCATACTTATTGTTGCACACAAATTGCCGATGCAATCAGTAAGTAAGTTCAAAACTTCTTGCGATAATTTTCAGCTACATGTCAGCAGTCGGTAGCGGTCCCGTGTTGGGGCGGGTCTGCCGGCGGAAAGGGGGACCGGTGACCAGGAAGCACAAGCACCAGCAGAAGCAGCAGCAGCAGCAGCAGGAAGAGGCTCCGGAACGGGAAGAGGAAGCGCGGAGCGAGGATGCGGCCGCTGAACTGGCCGAGGTCCGGCAGCAGCTTGCGCAGGCCAACGACCAGTTGCTGCGGCTGGCAGCCGAGTTTGACAACACCAAGAAACGGCTGCAGCGTGAGCGGGAGGTCTCGCTCAAGTATGCCGAGGAAAATCTCCTGCGGGAGATTCTGCCCGGGCTTGATAATCTGGAGCGGGCCATGGAACAGGCCCGGGAATCCAAGGAGGTGGAGACGCTCCTTGAGGGCCTGGAGATGACCCGCCAGGGGCTGCTTGCCACCCTGGAGAAGTTCGGGGTCAAACAGTTGCAAAGTATTGGAGAACCCTTTGATCCCAACCTGCACGAGGCCCTGACCATGGAGGCCAGCAACGAGGTTGCGGCCAACCATGTGATCACCGAATTCGTCCGGGGCTATACCTATAAGGACCGGCTGCTGCGGCCCGCCAAGGTGGCCGTGTCCAGCGGCGAGGACGCTGGTGAAGACGATGAGTAAAATCAATCCCTTGACTTTCCCGGGATCATGACCATTGTCTAGAACAGAAACAATCCCGGCTACTTCTAGCGCCCGCCGGGTTGCGGTAAAACAATTTTTAAAATTTGATTCTGGATCACGGACGACATCACCGCTTGGAATGGTCCGTGGTTCCAAGAAAGCTTTGTCGAGCAAAAGGAGATAAGAAAATGGGTAAAATAATCGGGATTGATCTGGGCACCACCAACTCATGTGTGGCGGTTATGGAGGGCGGTGATCCCAAGGTCATCGCCAACATGGAAGGAAATCGGACCACCCCCTCGGTGGTGGCGTTTTCCGATAACGGGGAGCGGCTGGTCGGCCAGGTGGCCAAGCGGCAGGCGGTTACCAACCCGGTCAGAACCCTGTATGCGATCAAGCGGCTGATCGGGCGGAAGTTCACCGATCAGGAGGTTACCAAGTCCATCCAGGTCAGCCCGTTCAAGATCGTCAAGGGCAAGAACGGCGAGGCCGCGGTGGAGGTGGACGGCAAGGTCTATACCCCGGCCGAGATCTCGGCCATGGTGCTCACCAAGATGAAGCAGACCGCTGAGGAGTACCTGGGCGAGACGGTCACCGATGCGGTGGTCACCGTGCCCGCCTATTTCAATGACAGCCAGCGTCAGGCCACCAAGGACGCCGGCCGGATCGCCGGGCTCAACGTGCAGCGGATCATCAACGAGCCAACCGCCGCCTCCCTGGCCTACGGCCTGGACAAAAAGGGCGAGGAGCGGATCGCGGTCTTTGACCTGGGCGGCGGCACCTTTGATATCTCCATTCTGGAGATCGGCGACGGCGTGTTCGAGGTCAAGTCCACCAACGGCGATACCTTTCTGGGCGGCGAAGACTTTGATATGCGGGTGGTCAACTGGCTGGCCGACGAGTTCAAACGGGAGCAGGGCATTGACCTGCGTAGCGACAAGATGGCCC
This DNA window, taken from Desulfobacterales bacterium, encodes the following:
- the grpE gene encoding nucleotide exchange factor GrpE, whose amino-acid sequence is MTRKHKHQQKQQQQQQEEAPEREEEARSEDAAAELAEVRQQLAQANDQLLRLAAEFDNTKKRLQREREVSLKYAEENLLREILPGLDNLERAMEQARESKEVETLLEGLEMTRQGLLATLEKFGVKQLQSIGEPFDPNLHEALTMEASNEVAANHVITEFVRGYTYKDRLLRPAKVAVSSGEDAGEDDE